The Klebsiella quasivariicola region TTGATAACCTGCAGCTGACAGAACCCGTCCGGCAGTACGCCAGCGCAGCGGATCTGGCCTTTGCCGCCCAGGTCGCTGACTACTGGGTCCAGTTTGCCCGCGTCGCCAGCGGCGAACAGGCGCTTGCCGGCGCGGTGCGCTGGCCGGCCTGCCTGCGCGGACGGGACCGTCTGTTGCGCATTGGGTTGCATAAACGTGCCGGGTTTAAAGTGGAGAATCGCTTTATGCGCGCGCGGCTGGCGCTGTTTCGTCGGGTGATGAAGCACCATGTGACGCTGGACTAAATGTCGCCATGGCGAAGGGAGTGACCGCCGCCACCGGATGGTGACGGCGTCATGTCACATGACCACTACCGGCTTGATCACCTTGCCGGAAGCTGAATCGGCAAACGCCTGGTTGATCTCGGCCAGCGGATAGCGCTGGATGAGCTTATCAACCGGGAATTTGCCCTGCTTATAAAGCTGAACCAGCAGTGGAATGAACAGGGCCGGAACGGCATCGCCTTCAATCACCCCGACCAGCGATTTGCCTTCCGCCATCAGGTCGTTCTGCACGTTAAAGGTGATATCGCCGGTAAAGCCCACTATCGCCACCGTGCCTAACGGTTTTACCGCGTGCACGGCCTGCAGCACGATAGCCGACACGCCGGTGGTTTCCACCGCGTAGTGCGCCCCTTTACCGGTGATCGCTTTGATGCGGGCAACGGCATCTTGTGCTGTGCCGTTGATCTGATGCGCGGCGCCCAGTTCAGCGGCCAGGGCGAGGCGATTGTCATGGATATCCACCGCGATAATCTGCGAGCAGCCGGTTAATTTCGCCGCCATGATCGCGCTGAGCCCCACCGCGCCGCAGCCAAACACCACCAGTGATTCCCCCACGACCGGTTTCAGGCGGTTAAGCACCGTCCCGCTGCCGGTCTGGATGCCGCAGCCCAGCGGGCCGAGTAGCGTAAGATCAACCTCCGGGTCGACCACGATGGCATTGGTTGCGCGGGTGACCACATACTGGCTGAACGATGACTGGCCAAAAAACAGGGACAGATCCTGGTCTCCCAGGCGATAAGGGGTGGTGCCATCCTCACGGCGACCGCCAAAGTTAAGTGGATTAAAGTCTTCGCAGGCGGAAGGATGGTTGCTTAAACAGTTTTCGCAATGGTGACAGGCGGCGTAGCTGAGCACCACATGATCGCCTGCCTTAATTCCGGTGACCGCTTCTCCGACGCTGGCTACCACCCCGGCTCCTTCATGACCGAGGATCGCCGGCATGGGCACCACCCCGGGGTTGTCGCGCATCACCGCGTCGGTGTGACACACGCCGGTGGCGGCGATTTTGACCAATATCTCATCCTTGCCCGGCCGGGCGACCTCGATGTCTTTAATGACGAAAGGCTGCTGATTGCCCAGCGTGACGGCTGCTTTTACTTGCATAGCATGACTCCTGAATGAATTCCCTGGAGAGCGTGAAGGGATAGCCCGGACGGCGCTCCCGTGTTGGCCGCTAACATAAAGATATTGCGCGGTTATCCATCAAAACTTAGCACCAGGCGTGGCGGAAATTTACGCGAATCGTGCCTAAAAATAGCGCATGGTGGGGAGGTATAAATGTAATAAATATTCAGCGACAGAGAATAGCTATCCGGTCAATAATTCAGCGCGGCAAGCCGCAGGGGGCGAGTCTGCAGCTCGTGCAGACTCGCTGGCAAAAGTAAAAATACAGGCAGTTCCGCTGGACAGGGCTTTTTTACCCTTTTTTCTGCGGCCAACAATTGGATTATTAATCGTTTTTGTCTAGAGTGGGCGGAATTTATCACGCAACGTGATGTGGCGTTGCGTATCAATTCACCCGTGTAGAAGGACGCTTTCTCAGGCATGAACCGCAGACGTTTTCTTAAATCTTCCATGGCTGTTGCCGCCGTATGCGGAACGTCAGGAGTCGCTTCCTTATTCAGCCAGGCCGCTTTTGCCGGGGACGCGGGCATTGCCGACGGGCAAACGCGTCGTTTCGATTACACCGTGCTGCAGGCCATGGCCCACGACCTGGCGCGTCAACCGTGGGGCGGCGCCCCGCGCGATCTGCCACCGACGCTGGCCAACCTCACTCCGCAGGCCTACAACAGCATCCAGTACGACGCCAACCACTCGCTGTGGAACAACATTGAAGAACGCAAACTGGACATCCAGTTTTTCCACGTCGGGATGGGGTTCCGTCGCCGCGTGCGGATGTTCTCTTTAGACGCTAATACCCAACAGGCGCGCGAAATCCACTTCCGCCCGGAGCTGTTTAAGTACAACGACGCTGGCGTTGACACCCGCCAGCTGGAAGGCCAGTCTGACCTCGGCTTCGCCGGGTTCCGGGTGTTTCAAGCGCCCGAACTGGCACGCCGTGATATCGTGGCGTTCCTCGGCGCCAGCTACTTCCGCGCCGTAGACAGCACCTATCAATATGGCCTGTCGGCCCGTGGTCTGGCAGTAGATACCTTTACCGATACCCCGGAAGAGTTCCCCGACTTCACCTCCTTCTGGTTCGAAACGGTCAAAGGGGATGCCACGGTGTTTACCGTTTACGCGCTGCTGGACAGCCCGAGCATCACCGGTGCCTATAAATTCACTATCCACTGCCAGGATACGCAGGTCATTATGGACGTAGAGAACCACCTCTACGCCCGCAAGGACATCAAACAGCTGGGTATCGCCCCGATGACCAGTATGTTCAGCTGCGGCAACAACGAGCGCCGGATGTGCGATACCATTCACCCGCAGATCCACGACTCCGATCGGCTGTCGATGTGGCTGGGCAACGG contains the following coding sequences:
- a CDS encoding glucan biosynthesis protein D, which produces MNRRRFLKSSMAVAAVCGTSGVASLFSQAAFAGDAGIADGQTRRFDYTVLQAMAHDLARQPWGGAPRDLPPTLANLTPQAYNSIQYDANHSLWNNIEERKLDIQFFHVGMGFRRRVRMFSLDANTQQAREIHFRPELFKYNDAGVDTRQLEGQSDLGFAGFRVFQAPELARRDIVAFLGASYFRAVDSTYQYGLSARGLAVDTFTDTPEEFPDFTSFWFETVKGDATVFTVYALLDSPSITGAYKFTIHCQDTQVIMDVENHLYARKDIKQLGIAPMTSMFSCGNNERRMCDTIHPQIHDSDRLSMWLGNGEWVCRPLNNPQKLQFNAFQDKNPRGFGLLQLDRDFSHYQDVMGWYNKRPSLWVEPRNQWGKGAVSLMEIPTTGETLDNIVCFWQPEKAVKAGDELDFRYRLYWSAQPPVSTPLARVLATRTGMGGFPEGWAPGEHYPDKWARRFAIDFVGGDLKAAAPRGIEPVITLSSGEAKQIEILYVEPFDGYRILFDWYPTSNSTDPVEMRLFLRCQGAAISETWLYQYFPPAADKRNYVDDRIMK
- a CDS encoding NAD(P)-dependent alcohol dehydrogenase, yielding MQVKAAVTLGNQQPFVIKDIEVARPGKDEILVKIAATGVCHTDAVMRDNPGVVPMPAILGHEGAGVVASVGEAVTGIKAGDHVVLSYAACHHCENCLSNHPSACEDFNPLNFGGRREDGTTPYRLGDQDLSLFFGQSSFSQYVVTRATNAIVVDPEVDLTLLGPLGCGIQTGSGTVLNRLKPVVGESLVVFGCGAVGLSAIMAAKLTGCSQIIAVDIHDNRLALAAELGAAHQINGTAQDAVARIKAITGKGAHYAVETTGVSAIVLQAVHAVKPLGTVAIVGFTGDITFNVQNDLMAEGKSLVGVIEGDAVPALFIPLLVQLYKQGKFPVDKLIQRYPLAEINQAFADSASGKVIKPVVVM